A genome region from Triticum aestivum cultivar Chinese Spring chromosome 2B, IWGSC CS RefSeq v2.1, whole genome shotgun sequence includes the following:
- the LOC123046710 gene encoding nucleolin: MAHNRDNDTQSGNNVADDMSEDDLSSDASPFSSGNSNGSPVVFNITDRDMDDEIITVQSSPPEDSPPDKRKSLLENKKKKKKRKVTEDEDNKMEEESDGKEDNAGEEEEEDSEEEEEDSEEEEDE, from the exons ATGGCTCATAATAGAGATAATGATACTCAGTCGGGAAACAATGTTGCGG ATGATATGAGTGAGGATGACTTATCCTCTGATGCATCACCTTTTTCTTCGGGGAATTCAAATG GTAGTCCGGTCGTTTTCAATATCACCGATAGGGACATGGACGACGAAATTATAACAGTTCAGAGTTCACCCCCTGAAGATAGCCCACCCGATAAGCGAAAATCACTTTtggagaataagaagaagaagaagaagagaaaggttACAGAGGACGAGGATAACAAAATGGAGGAGGAATCAGATGGGAAGGAGGACAACGcaggcgaggaggaagaggaggacagtgaggaggaggaggaggacagtgaggaggaggaggatgagtga
- the LOC123046711 gene encoding uncharacterized protein: MPLPNQPPPPPPATERIYKPSSWDPRLEVQRRERSELLKKIIDSYDHAQKRLAMATTFKEEIFVGAGLSFGLLDPTTNIIYNTLSASDLCADEIKAVQHRDIAERSLDGLVAFLVSFFRYLAEWEAVRYLLHADTDLVYAMRLIVHDRCLSFFNINSDTSRSVVRTALMCAARASKHMNPQHLVSTWLSPIRPLEEAVHAIQNDINSFTSVFDPRHHARKRPRMSVQPLDFAWKRAFELPQLPSSVVPYRPYQSMKFALLQRIHAFYLKALALLPVTELRSCYHHSMLKAGHCYGPFDPVANIIINTIWYNSVSPPTKKLKLDMISTNSLLRIEARSFYGLVSFLCASGKKLYEAMRFLLISDCTLGDMNFSNPLVDFGDQNKICNSFRVAGVAAWHPDPVAQAEFISSCKYPFSSPRINAPLDSADVDHITRKMFHGLPALGSSLRRQSVPMPKLCRRVEYKIDQWMHEYTRISKKVKAALASYREPLYLHVICGVNNNVSGPEYCMDGHKPVYIYQHTHVNFLASRRDGHPELFFAELSNDEAEDGGGKVLCCPVSFPQPRQEEIRCLYCDYEGTKIVHPAMEEFPFKGRDLEFQKMVCGIDPYEDEPCPDVSQFYTNCTIIRTSSRALDCVGHLGEDDWIYTDFDDDSDEEDDSDDYSCESE, from the exons ATGCCTCTCCCAaatcaaccgccgccgccgccgccggcgaccgagCGCATCTATAAGCCCTCAAGCTGGGATCCGCGGCTCGAGGTTCAACGTCGGGAGAGATCGGAGCTTCTCAAGAAGATCATCGACTCGTATGATCATGCCCAGAAGCGACTCGCCATGGCCACGACATTCAAAGAGGAGATCTTCGTCGGCGCCGGCCTCTCCTTTGGCCTCCTCGACCCGACCACCAACATCATCTACAACACCCTCAGCGCCTCCGACCTCTGCGCTGACGAGATCAAGGCTGTTCAGCACCGGGACATTGCCGAGCGCTCCCTGGACGGCCTTGTCGCCTTCCTCGTCTCCTTCTTCCGCTACCTCGCGGAGTGGGAGGCCGTGCGCTACCTGCTCCACGCCGACACCGACCTCGTCTACGCGATGCGCCTCATCGTGCATGACCGGTGTCTCTCTTTCTTCAATATCAACTCTGATACCAGCAGGTCCGTTGTCCGCACGGCCCTAATGTGCGCGGCGCGGGCCTCTAAGCACATGAATCCCCAGCACCTAGTCAGCACCTGGCTGTCGCCGATTCGCCCTCTGGAAGAAGCTGTCCACGCGATCCAGAATGACATCAATAGTTTCACCTCTGTATTCGACCCACGTCACCATGCTCGCAAGCGTCCTCGCATGTCAGTGCAACCCCTTGATTTTGCTTGGAAGCGCGCATTCGAGCTCCCACAGTTGCCATCCTCCGTCGTGCCTTACCGACCTTACCAGTCCATGAAGTTTGCGCTCCTCCAGCGCATCCACGCTTTCTACCTCAAGGCACTTGCCCTGCTTCCGGTGACTGAGCTCCGGTCTTGCTACCACCACAGCATGCTCAAGGCTGGCCACTGCTATGGCCCCTTCGATCCTGTTGCCAACATCATTATCAACACAATCTGGTATAACTCCGTCTCCCCACCGACCAAAAAACTCAAGCTTGACATGATCAGTACCAATAGTCTGTTACGCATCGAGGCTCGCTCCTTCTATGGCCTTGTTTCTTTCCTCTGCGCTTCCGGCAAGAAACTCTATGAAGCCATGCGCTTCTTGCTTATTTCTGATTGCACTCTGGGCGATATGAACTTTTCGAACCCTTTGGTTGACTTCGGCGATCAAAACAAAATTTGTAATAGTTTCAGGGTTGCCGGTGTGGCTGCTTGGCACCCTGACCCTGTCGCGCAAGCAGAGTTTATTTCCTCATGCAAGTATCCATTCTCAAGTCCGAGGATTAATGCTCCACTCGACTCTGCTGATGTTGACCACATTACCAGAAAGATGTTTCACGGACTCCCCGCCCTTGGCAGTTCGCTGCGGCGTCAATCTGTTCCCATGCCCAAGCTCTGCCGTCGTGTTGAATATAAAATTGACCAATGGATGCACGAGTATACAAGAATCTCAAAGAAAGTCAAAGCAGCGCTTGCCTCATACAGA GAACCCTTGTATCTTCATGTTATTTGTGGCGTCAACAATAATGTGTCTGGCCCTGAGTACTGTATGGATGGTCACAAACCCGTTTACATATACCAACATACTCATGTTAATTTTCTGGCAAGTCGAAGAGATGGACATCCAGAACTCTTCTTTGCTGAACTTAGCAACGACGAGGCAGAGGATGGAGGTGGGAAGGTTTTGTGTTGTCCTGTGAGCTTTCCACAGCCACGACAAG AAGAAATCCGCTGTCTGTACTGTGATTATGAAGGTACTAAAATTGTGCACCCGGCTATGGAGGAATTCCCATTCAAAGGGCGCGACTTGGAGTTTCAGAAGATGGTGTGTGGAATAGATCCCTACGAAGATGAACCCTGTCCAGACGTTTCGCAGTTCTACACCAACTGCACTATCATCAGGACCTCGTCCAGGGCATTAGATTGCGTGGGACATCTGGGAGAAGATGACTGGATCTATACCGACTTTGATGACGACAGTGATGAGGAAGATGACAGTGATGATTATAGTTGTGAATCCGAGTGA